The genome window ATACTgactggcctggacagagtggatggtgGGGGGGATGTGTCCATTGGTAACAGAGACGAGGACCCCAGGGCACAGCCTGagggtaaagggaagaccctttataACAGAGAGAAGGGGAaacctctttagccagagagCGGGAGGAATCGATGGGCTTCACCAACAccgaaggccaggtcattgagtgtattcaaggcGGAGAAGCATAGGGAGGCACagggaatagtgtgggttaggtgggcttcagaagggccgaagggcctgtactgcgctggaatgttccatgttctataggTGGGTCGTGGGGACCAgggtgggagaaagtgggagggtgaggctgagaaacgtatcagccatgattgaatagtggagcagagtcgatgggctgaatggcctaatttctgctccctaTGTTCTGTTGGTAGGGGttggagggagttacagagacagggagatttCCTCTGTGCTGGTGCCTGTGTctgatattctctctctctctctctcacacacacacacacgtactccACAGTGGGATCCACACTCTGGGGCCCCCAGGGGACTCTGGGGAAGAGACCAACCCGTTTCTCCAGCGAGCTGATCAACCTGGGGAGGGTGCGCGGCTGTGAGGCGGAGGAGAGCCCGGAAGACGAGGAAGAGGCAGAAGACGACGAGGAGATGGAGGAGGAATTGAGctcgtggctggctctgctggaCAAGGAGAGGGAGCTGAACCCGGCCTTGGACAAGGCCTGGTCTCAGGCTTGGCTGGAGTGGGCCCGGATGAAGGAAGGGGGCAGCCGAGCCCCGGGGGGCCTGAGGGACGAGCTGGTGGTGGCTGTGGTGTGCTACGCCCTGGAATACCCACCCCCTCCCTCAGGACCCCTCTACCTGGTCTTTAACCAGGCCTCCAGGCACTGCCTGGGGCCTGAGGAATCCCAGGAGGCATGCGAGCGGTTCCGAGGCCTACACCAGCTCCTAGGCCTGGCGCTGAGGGGCCTAAGGAGGGCGGAGAGGGCCCAGGGCAGGGAGGGAGAAGTGGGCACCGTTTACAGGGGCTCCCCAAGGCCATTCTGGGCAAAGGTTGGCGAGACGGTGCAGTTTGGGAGTTTCACCTCCACGTCCGCGAGCAGGGACGTGGCCGAGATCTTcgctgggggagggggagggagcgGGGGGACACTCTTCCACATCCGCACGGCCAGGGGGGCCTCAGTGGAGGAGCTGTCCCCCTTCCCTCAGGAAAAGGAGGTCCTCATCCCTCCGTGCGAGGTCTTCCGAGTTGACAAGGTCGAGAGGTCGAAGGTCAACGGCCAACCCCGTATAGACCTCCACCTGACCTCCCTCCAGCTGTCGGGGGTCAGTGGGCCCAGAGATCTGGGGCGAATCTACctcctcaccctcaccctgaccctcaccctcGCTCAGGAAATGTGTTAAACTGGGCAGGAGGCTGGCACTAACCGACTAACCAACACATCAACCAGGGATTAACCACCGGGTAGTGAaaagggagtaccgcactgtgcgagggtcagtgctgagggagtgggcactgtcggagggtcagtgctgagggagtgggcactgtcggagggtcagtgctgagggagtgggcNNNNNNNNNNNNNNNNNNNNNNNNNNNNNNNNNNNNNNNNNNNNNNNNNNNNNNNNNNNNNNNNNNNNNNNNNNNNNNNNNNNNNNNNNNNNNNNNNNNNNNNNNNNNNNNNNNNNNNNNNNNNNNNNNNNNNNNNNNNNNNNNNNNNNNNNNNNNNNNNNNNNNNNNNNNNNNNNNNNNNNNNNNNNNNNNNNNNNNNNNNNNNNNNNNNNNNNNNNNNNNNNNNNNNNNNNNNNNNNNNNNNNNNNNNNNNNNNNNNNNNNNNNNNNNNNNNNNNNNNNNNNNNNNNNNNNNNNNNNNNNNNNNNNNNNNNNNNNNNNNNNNNNNNNNNNNNNNNNNNNNNNNNNNNNNNNNNNNNNNNNNNNNNNNNNNNNNNNNNNNNNNNNNNNNNNNNNNNNNNNNNNNNNNNNNNNNNNNNNNNNNNNNNNNNNNNNNNNNNNNNNNNNNNNNNNNNNNNNNNNNNNNNNNNNNNNNNNNNNNNNNNNNNNNNNNNNNNNNNNNNNNNNNNNNNNNNNNNNNNNNNNNNNNNNNNNNNNNNNNNNNNNNNNNNNNNNNNNNNNNNNNNNNNNNNNNNNNNNNNNNNNNNNNNNNNNNNNNNNNNNNNNNNNNNNNNNNNNNNNNNNNNNNNNNNNNNNNNNNNNNNNNN of Chiloscyllium plagiosum isolate BGI_BamShark_2017 unplaced genomic scaffold, ASM401019v2 scaf_40776, whole genome shotgun sequence contains these proteins:
- the LOC122546049 gene encoding erythroblast NAD(P)(+)--arginine ADP-ribosyltransferase-like, translated to MEEELSSWLALLDKERELNPALDKAWSQAWLEWARMKEGGSRAPGGLRDELVVAVVCYALEYPPPPSGPLYLVFNQASRHCLGPEESQEACERFRGLHQLLGLALRGLRRAERAQGREGEVGTVYRGSPRPFWAKVGETVQFGSFTSTSASRDVAEIFAGGGGGSGGTLFHIRTARGASVEELSPFPQEKEVLIPPCEVFRVDKVERSKVNGQPRIDLHLTSLQLSGVSGPRDLGRIYLLTLTLTLTLAQEMC